The region ATTGTTTTCGCGTCCTCGCTCTTTGCGCAACAAATTTTCGTGCCTTTAGAGCATGATTTTGTCCTTTTCGATTTGGATAAAATGAAGATTGTCTATGAATTTAATTATAAAAAAAATCCTTTTGGCGTACGCCCTGCTATCTCTAGCGATGGCGTATATCTTTATTATACAAAAAGATTTATGAATAATAAGTCGCTTTATCAGCGTCATATTGCTACGGGGCAAGAGCGCGAAATTCTAGCCCCGCAACCTTTTCACGGCTTTCGTCTTATCTCTGATAGTAGAATTCTTCTGGATAATAATATTACCCTCACCCTCGACAATGTGACCTCTACGGCGCTGGCCTCGCATGCGCTGCAGCCATTGTCCATTTTACATCCGCGCAACCGTCTTGGTTATGGTGAGGATGAGTATTTTCTGCCTACCCACGGAGGGGAAATTTTAGAAGGCTATTTACTGATCGATCGGCAACAGTTGCTGATTAATTACTATTTTGCAGGACAGCAACGCGCGCAGGGCTATTATCAGTGGTATCTTTTTGACTTATCGACAGCAAGGTTAATGATTCTCCCTTCTTTGCGAGGTAGCGCTTCTTTATCGGGCGGGGGTGCTAGTATGAATGAGCGCCCCGCGATCGCTTATATTAAACGGCGTTGACGGATTTTTGGTTGCGTTATGCTCGATCACTTACGTTACAATCCTGATTTTCCAGAACAGTTAATTGCGCAAGCAACCTGCCCGATTTTTCGTCAAGCGTTGGATGTCTACCTCGATCCACGTGTCAGTGTGGGCTATGCCGAGGCGTCGATTCGTCATTGGCAGTATCACGCGCATCAGCTTATCGATCAACTGGCACACGATACCTATCGTTTTTCTGAAGATTTTTGTATCTACGCACAAGAAGATCTCGATAGTATGATTGTGGATAGCGACTATCCTAGGATTACCGCGGATCTTTATATCGATCTACGCGAGCTTTTGTTACGTTGGAATATTGCAGAAGATATCGCTAGAGGTATTGTCAAACGCGTTGAGCAACGTGTGGCGGGGCATCGTAAATATCGAAATGTATCAAGAATAAAGATATTTTTTAAGGAAGAGATTATCGCCACGTTACCTCGTAAGGAGCAACCCTATCACCTTATTCGCCCGCCCATTCCGAGCGACAGGGATATTTTAGCATATATTCGCCCGCTCTATATCACGATTCATCCGCTGGAAGTGGAAATTCCTCAGATTTACATCTCATTTAGCTGTGCATGGGATGAGGAGTATGGCTTAGCGTGGATTATACGCGGAGATAAAATCCTCTATGTAGGCAGTGATCGTAAATTACAACCATGGGCAAGCGAGGAGAGCTTTTCTATCCTAGAAGGGAATTATGCTTACGGCAACTTCTTGCTAAAACACGAAATACCTGATTTGCGTGAGTAGTTTAGGATGCATTCTCCTCTTCTTGCTGAGGGGGGAGAATGGGGGCGCCTTTTGTCTTGGTGATGCGATCGGGTTTGCCGGTAAAGAAGAGCTTTGCTTCGGATAGATTGAATTCTTTCGGTATGGTAAAGCGAATCTCGATGGTCATATTTCTGGTGCCGTCAAGCGTAGGGGTAATATTAAATTGAGAGATTGACTTGTATTTTTTTTGATTATGATCGCGTATTTCAAAAAAGTAGCGGGTATCTCTGCCGATTTGCCAATAATTAGAGATAGAAATGTTTCCGCTTATATTATAATCTGATCCAACACGCACGGTTAGGCGTAATTGATCTTTTTTCCCTTTGTCGATAAGTTCATATTCTTCTACAAAAAAGTAGCGATGCTTATCGACATGTACCGCGCCATCGGGCAAGGAAGCAACGCCTTCTTTACTGATATTGATGCCTAAGCTAGAGACCAGCGAGGTTAGTAGGAGAAAAAATGGAATCAGGAGAACAACGTGCTTTTTCATTCTTTTATTATAGCCTATCTTGTTGATTTACGCAAGAATTTTTTAATAAAAAAAGGTAACTGTGAGGTTGTAGATAATATGCGTCCAAGCTACGCTGTGCAGGCTCATGCCTCGACGAAAACCAAACCAGAAGATCATGCCAAGAATAAAGGTGAAGAAGAAGGCGAGAATTCCTTGATAGAGATGCATGCTAGCAAAGATGATCTGCCAGATTACGCCGATGAGGAGGGGATGCTTTTTGCTAAAAGAGATAGGTAAAAGGCGGAAAAGAAGTTCTTCGCTATAGCCAACAAGAATCATCATGAAGACAAAAAGCGCCGGATAGAGATGTCGCATGCGTTGAAAGAGTATTCCAGCGGGATTTTCAGCAAGCTCTGGAGGGATAACGAAACCACTAAGCAAAGTCAGCAGGAGAGATGCTCCTAAAAGGAGGAAAACGCCCTTCCATTGAAGGCGAAAATCGGTAAAGGCATACACCATTTTGGGTTGTAACGCTATGGCGATACCCAAAAAGACGATAAATTGAATGATAGAAATGATTAAGTATACAAGAACAAATCCGTCATGATGCAGATACAAAGAGATATCTTCCATGGCGCCTGTATACCAACTATAGATACTTAGAAATGAGAAGAGACCAACGAAGATGATGGCGAGAATGAAACGAAGTGTGCCTAGTTTTGTTGTGTGATAGTCGATAGATTGCATCTTCTTATTATCTATAATGGGAGTAGTTTTGTCAAGCGCCCTCTTGATTAAATTCTTCATCTCTGCTTTACTATAGGCGTGTTTGAGTGGTTTTTGCGTAAAACAAAACGGGGAGATTTCCTCATTAATGCCTGTGATAGCAGTAAAGATAAGGTGTGGGTGGGCTGGCTTAAGCAGTGGATGCAACGGTTCGGCATGAAGCAAGCGCCTCTTTGTGCGGTGGCAGAGTGTGGCAAGCTTGCGACAACTGGGGCGCATGTTCGGCTAATGCGTCGTCGGCATGAATTTTCGCTCATTTATATTGTGCCGATGTGTACGGGTTGTAACAATCGCACGGGAGTGGCAGGCTCGCCTCCCCCTAAGATGCGTGCGCGCTCGGGCGTGCTTTTGATGGAGAGTAATCTTAAAAACACCTGTCGCTATCGATGCAAAAATAGCTGTAAATTTAAGCAAAAACGTCAACACTGGTGGCAACGTCTCTTTGGCTATCCAGCTAAAAAGGGGTAATTTCTCTCTTATCGAAGGAAAAGAGTGGTTGACAATTGGCTCTTTGATGGTATAATGAATTATACCATCGATGCTAAATGTTAGCAAATAGGGAGGGGAAAAAAAGATGTATGTAGCCAAAGATACCGGCACGCCTGCGCAGTTAGACAATGGCGTTATCCGCACCATTATGGCCTATAGTGATGATATTATGGTGGTACGCTTCGATTTTATTGAAGGGCAGGAGGTTGCTCGGCACCAGCATATGCATACGCAAAGCACGTATATCTTGAGCGGGCAGTTTGAGTTCGAGATTGATGGGCAGAAGCATCACTGTTCGGCAGGCGATACCTTGGTCTTTCCCAGTAATACTCCGCATCGATGTCTCTGCTTGGAGGCGGGGACACTTATCGATAACTTTACTCCTAAGCGTGATGATTTTTTACCATGATGATAAGAAAGGAGTAGGTAGTTATGAAGCAAATCGTGATTAAATCGGCAGATACATGTAAGTATGATCTGGTTAGCTTGGGAGAGGTCATGCTTCGCTTTGACCCCAGTGAAGGGCGCATTAAAACAGCTCGATCGTTTAAGGTGTGGGAAGGCGGGGGCGAGTATAATGTCGCACGTGGACTCAAGCGATGCTTTGGCATGCGCACCGCGATCGTTACGGGTATTCCCCAAAATGATGTGGGCTTGCTCTTGGAGGATCTCATCTATCAAGGTGGGGTGGACATGAGCTATGTCAAGTGGTTCAAGTATGACGGCGTGGGGCGCGATGTGCGGGTGGGGCTCAACTTTACTGAGCGTGGCTTTGGCGTGCGTGGAGCGTTGGGCGTCTCGGATCGGGCAAATAGTGGAGCGGCTAAGCTTAAAAAGGGCGACATCGACTGGGAGAAGCTCTTTGGTCAAGAGGGTGTGCGCTGGTTTCACTGTGGAGGCATTTACGCCGCGCTCTCGTCCACCACGCCCGAGGTCATTATCGAGGCGATGCAGATTGCGAAAAAATATGGCACGATTATCAGCTATGATCTCAATTATCGCCCTAGTCTCTGGCAAGCGCAGGTCGAAGCCGGTCGCCCGAACGCTGCGCAGGAGGTTAATCGCGAAATTGCTAAATATGTCGATGTGATGATTGGTAACGAAGAGGACTTTACCGCCTCGCTTGGCTTTACCGTGGAAGGCTTGGATCATCATATCAAAGGACTCGATAGCAATAACTTTAAGAAGATGTTAGATCAAGTTAAGCAGATGTATCCTAACTTTAAAGCGATGGCTACTACGTTGCGCGAGGTCCATACGGCAAGCGATAACGATTGGGCAGCGCTTTTAAGTTATGAGGATAAATTCTACGATAGCATGAAGTTAGAACACTTGGCGATTTTTGATCGTGTGGGTGGTGGCGATAGCTTTGCAAGTGGCTTGATCTACGGCTTTTTAACGGGCAAGAGTCCGCAAGAGGCGCTCAATTATGGCGTGGCACATGGTGCATTGGCGATGACTACACCGGGGGATACCAGTATGGCGAGTCTCAAAGAGGTAGAAAATCTGGTTAAGGGTGGCAGCGCGCGCGTGGCGCGTTAGGGGGAAGCGATGAGTGACATTATGCAGAAATTAGGTGAAGCAGGACTCTTACCCGTTATCAAAATTGATCGGTTGGAAGATGCCGTGCCGTTGGTAGAAGCGTTAATGGCGGGTGGCTTGCCTGTTGCCGAGGTTACCTTTCGTACGCAAGTTGCCCCACAGGCGATTGCGACGATAAGCAAGGCCCGACCTGATGTCATTTTAGGGGCGGGTACGATTCTGACAACGGAGCAGGTAGATCAGGCGATTGCGGTGGGTGCTAAGTTCTTGGTGAGTCCAGGGTTTAATCCTACCGTGGTGGAGCACGCGCTTAAACGAGGTATCCCGATCACGCCGGGGGTATGTACGCCGAGCGAGGTGGAGCAAGCATCGAGTATGGGGTTGAACGTTTTAAAGTTTTTCCCTGCTGAACAATTTGGTGGCGTGGCAATGCTCAAGACGTTCTATTCGGTCTATCCGCACATCAAATTTATTCCTACCGGCGGAGTAACGCTAGCTAATTTGCCTGAATATATCAAACAGCCCAATATCCACGCCGTGGGGGGCACATGGATGGTGCATTCTGATTTGATTAAGGCGAAGGATTGGGCAAAAATTACTCAACTAGCGCAAGAGGCGGTTAATGTCTTGCATAAGATAAAAAAATAGTAAAAGATTCCTCATTTTCTTTATAGGAGAGATGAGGAATTTTTAATTTTTTCTTGTATTTATATAAATCATTATTAAGTAATTTTAATAAGTTTTATCTTGACAATTGTCTTGATTGCCTTGATAATAAAGTATGGAAAATGTTAATCAAGATGAGTTTTATGCGCGCTATGACATTAATGATGAGGGCGAGGTCTTCTGGCAACGATTAGACGATCATTTGCGTGAGGTGGCAGAGTTAGCGTATGATACGCTAAAAGATGTGGATGGAGAGTTGGCTAGCTGGGCAAAGCTGGCGGGGTATTTTCATGATTATGGCAAGTTTAACCCCGCTTTTCAAGAGCGGTTGCGTAAGGCTCAGGCTAAAGAGCACGCGCAGTTAGTCGCCAACACCGAAGAAGAGCGCCGTTTAGCCGATAAGATCCTCGTTCCTAAAGCACCGCATGCACAGCTAGGGGTGGATGGGTTTCTTGGATATTTAATGAAAAAGAAAGCAACGATGAATCCTAAATATCATGCATTGTTTACTTTTTTACCTTCATACGCTATTCTCGCTCACCATGCCGGATTGAGTGATACAATCAGTAAAAAAGAGTTTAACTCAACGATAGATTATGCATTTTGGCGTGAGATGCTTGACAATCTCCATGCACTGGAACCACAGTTAACGGATTTTACTTCAGGTCTAATAGACAAGACAAATCACCTGCCTAGCAATGATGCCAAGCATAGTCAATTAGGGTTTAATGCGATGATGACGGTGCGTCTACTTTTTTCGGCGTTGGTGCATGCGGATCATCTAGCGAGTGCAAAGTTTCGCTTGCCTGATGATAGCGAGATTCATTTTGCTTCTATTGCAGAGATAAAAACTCATTTTGTAGCTCAATATAGACAATTTTTGGCTCATCGTACCCACCCTTCGGCTAGCGACGTTACGGCGATTAAATTACAGCAAAAACGTAATGAGATTTACCAATCGTGCTTGTCCATGGCAACGCAAGAGCGAGGAATTTTTAGCCTCACCGTGCCAACGGGGGGAGGCAAGACACTCTCTTCTCTGGCGTTTGCTTTGCATCATGCAGAACATCACCAGCAACAGCGCGTGATTTATGTGGCACCGTTTACCTCAATTTTGGATCAAACGGTTGGCATTTATCAGCAATATGTGGGAGAGCATAATCTCTTTGCCCACTACAGTACCTATGATGCGCTCCAATTTAAGGAGAATGCCGAAGAGGCGTATCAGCCATTGCGCAACGCCTTGAGTGAGAGTTGGCAACAGCCGGTTATTTTGACGACAGCTGTGCAATTTTGGGAGTCGCTCTTTACGCACAAGCCATCCAAGGCGAAAAAAATTCATCACATCGCCAACAGTGTGATTATTCTCGATGAGATTCAGAGCATTCCGCGTGCGTATCTCTCGCCTATTTTGCACATGATGCGTAGTTTGGTGGCGTATGGTTGTTCGGTGGTGCTCTGCTCGGCGACCCAGCCACAGTTTGACGCTCCACAATTATCGCACTTGGCGCTACAGGATATTAAGGAGATGATGCCTAACCCTCAACAATTAGCCGATGATTTATCTCGTGTAACACTACACCTTTCGCACGCGGCGAAGAGCATAGAAGAGTTGGCGCAGGAGGTTATTGCATGCTCGCAGGCATTAGTCATTGTCAATTTACGTGGAACGGCATCTAAGGTGTATCAGGCGATTTGTGAGCAAGTGGCAGATAAGGAGGCGGTCTTTCACTTGAGTGGACTGATGGCGGTGGCACACCGTCAAGAGATTTTAACGAGAGTCAAAGAAGAGTATCTTGCCAAGGGTAAGGCGTGTTACTTGGTGAGTACGCACCTTATTGAGGCGGGGGTGGATATAGACTTTCCTGTCGTTTATCGTGAGGAGGCGGGATTAGAGAATCTGATTCAATCGGCAGGTCGATGCAATCGAGAATTTAAGGTGGAGCGAGGTGCTTTTGTGATCTTTGCCTTGGCTGATGTGAAGATTCCCGATATGCACGCCCAACAACATGCCATCTATCAGCGTATCCGTGATGCATATGGGGAGAGATTATTTCACTTAGATGCGATCCGTGATTATTATCAAGAGATTTATCATATCAATAATGCCGGGGTTAAAGGTGCGCAAGGTAATCCTCTAGATGTCTATGCGATTGAGCAAGATGTGAGGAATGTCGGTAGGAATTTTGCGAAGGGTGCTGCGCTCAATAATATGCCCTTTGCGTCGATTAGCCAGCAGTTCTCTCTCATTAAAGATGAGCAGTGGACGGTAGTTATTCCTTATCATAAAGAGGTTGAAGAGTCGATTCAGTACATCGAACAGAAGGGACTTTCTCGTAAGCACTTACGTAAGCTCGCACGTTATAGCGTGGGTGTCTATAAAAATCACTATAATGAGTTGCACCATCAGCATCATATTCGAGAGCTAGTGGATAGTCGGGGGAATGCGCTGGGTATCTACTACCTTGAACCAGCGTATTATCAGACCACCTATGACGAACGCATGGGCTTGAGGCAAGAGGTAAGCGATATTCTGGTGAGTGATAGTTCGATATATTAGATGAATTACTTGCTTTTTCGCTTGCTTTTGGCTATACTAAGGTCTCTAAGGTTGCCCTCCACGCGAGGGCATGAATTGAAACCACTTTTTCTATTTTTGTTTGGATATAATCTTATCAGTTTTACGCCTATAGGATTGACTATAGGCATTTCACTTATTCTATTTTTTTTGGAATAATTTTTTCAATAAATTTTTATAAAACCTCTTGACAATTTTTTTCTAATAAAGTAGAATATAATTAGTAAAAAGGAAGTAGGCGATATCAACTTTCTTTCTATTGGTTGATATCGCTTTTAGTTTTATTAAAAGGAGGTAAGCTATGAGCATTCGCATTTATGTGGAAGGCGAACGGGCGCTGTGGACGCGTCCTGAAAATAAAGCAGAACGGGTTTCTTATCCCGCAATGACCTTTAGTTCGGCTCGAAATTGTTTGCAAGCAATCTACTGGAAGCCCTCGATTGAGTGGGTGGTAGAGAGCATTGAGGTCTTGCGTCCCTCGCGCTTTATTTCGGTTAAACGCAACGAGGTAAAGAGTTTAGCCATTAAGGGTAAGGACGATTTTTACATTGAGGAGCTACGCACCCAGCGGTATACTTTGATGCTTGCTGGTATTAAGCAAGAAGATGCTCCGCAAGAGCGTCCGAAGTTGGCGTATATTATTAACGCTCACTTTCGTATGACCGACCTTGCAGGCGTATCGCGGAAAAAGTGGCAAGAACATACCCCCGAGGAGCTGGCTAATGATGCCAACCCTGACAAACATCTTGCTATTATTATGGAACGCTTACAAAATGGAAGTGCGTTCACCCAACCCTATTTTGGCACTCGGGAGTGCACGGCTTATTTTCGCCTAGCCAATGATGCGGATGTTTGCTTGCTTAGCGAGGAGGAGAAGAATAAGGATTGGGGCTGGATGTTTTATGACTTTGACTTTTCAGATAAAAAAAATCCAAGACCGCTCTTCTTTCATGCCAAACTGAAGGAGGGAACTATCTATGCTCCTAAAAAGGAGGCACTTAGCTTATGATTCTGCAAAAACTTACTGATTTGTACGATCGCTTTGCTGGAGATGAGAGCGAGGATGTGCGCGAGGCGTTGCCTCTGTATGGATTTAGCTTGGCTAAGGTGGTGTATGCCCTGCATCTGAATGAGGCTGGCGAGCTAGTAGATAAAGATTATTTACGCTACAAAAAGCGTGTGGTGACAGGCAAAAACAAAGATGGTACGTCCAAGACAAAAGAGATGGAATTTACCAAAACGATGATTGTTCCCGAGCAAGAAGGGCGTAGTCAAAACATTCGAGCTTATTTTTTGTGTGATACGCTAACATATATTCTTGGTAATAGCTATACACCCAAAAAACCTGAGACACAAGAAAAAAAGTTAAAAAAATTTGAAGCTTCCAAGGCATTACACCTTAGCGAAATCTCTCGTATGAATGAGCCACTACTTGAGCCGGTAAAGCGTTTTTTTGCGCAGTGGAATCCCCATAATTTTGAGCAATTTGTGCAAGATAATATGCCTAAATGGGACGATTGGCAACGTATGGAAGACGCAGTTATTGTTTTTCGCTTGCCTAGTGGAGCGTATGCGCATGATTTGGCAAGTGTTAAGGCTTACGCGGTAGATCAAGCCAGTAGTGCCGAAGGCGAGCGTGGGCGTTGTATGGTTACCGGCAAGGAGAATGTGGTGATTGCCGATTTGCACCCAAACGTCAAGATGCCCGGTGGTGGCAGTAAATTTGTCTCCTATAATTACGGTGTGTTGACTTCCTATAATAAGAAAGGTGGAGCTAATGCCCCTATTGGGGCGGAGACAGCGTTTAAATACACCGAAGCGCTCAATATGTTAATTGGTACAAAAAATCAGCGAATTAGTTTGGGCGATGCTACGGTAGTTTATTGGTCAAACGGTGCTAGTGAGTATGAGCAGGGACTAAAAGATACACTGCAGCCAGAGGAAGAGCAGACGATAGCGGAGTTAAAAAGACGACTTATCCGCTACAATCTTGATAAAGGGTGGATTGATCTTACGCATGTTCGTTTACCTGTAGAAGGTCTTACGGATATGACGATTGTTGATGAGGACTTGAATATAAAGGATCCTCAACCCTTCTATGTTTTGTCTTTAGTGGCGAATATGCAACGTTTGGGCATTCGCTTTTTTTGGGAGAGCACCATTGGGGTGAATAAAGCAATTATCACTAAATATTATAACGAACTGGAGTTGGTACGTTTTACCGACAAACAGCCTGAATTTATTCCGTTATATGCTTTAGTGAGTGCGACTAAGAGTAAAATGGAACGGGAGACTTCACCCGTTGTTGTTGACTACTTGTTACAATCTGTTTTGACTGGGCAGGAGTATCATCGATCATTGTTGTCCCATTTGGTTAGTCGTATTAGGCGCGATCATGATACGGGCTATACCCGTACGGCGTTGATTAAGGCGATTTTATTGCGTAATCACGCATCGTATTTAGAGCGATATGCGTCATTGGTTTGTATTGCATCGATGAATGAAGAAGAGAGAAAAAAAAGGAGGTTAGTTGTGTTAAATGATGAGTTAGCCAGCCATGGTTATTTGAGTGGTCGCTTGTTTGCGGTGCTAGAGAGGGCGCAGGATATGGCCATTGGTGCCAATGCGAGTATCAGTGATCGATACATTGGCTCGGTATCTACACGTCCTGCGGTGGTCTTTCCGCTACTTTTAAAGTTGAATGTGCATCACTTAAGTAAGATTGGTGGTGGCATGGCTTTTAACTTTAAGCTAGAGCTGGAGCGGATTATGGCACATTTCGATGTGAATGAGAAGGGGGTGATTTTCCCACGTATTTTGTCGCTAGAGGAACAGGGATTGTTCTTTGTGGGCTATTATCACCAGCGTGCTGCCATGAGCGATCGCTTACGCAGTGAGAAGAAAGAAGAGAGTAATCAATAAAAAAGGAGTATATAATCATGAGTAATCATTTAGAGAATCGTTACGATTTTGTCTTTTATTTTGACGTGGAGAATGGTAATCCCAACGGAGACCCTGATGCGGGTAATCTGCCACGCACCGACCCAGAGACCGGCTATGGCTTTACCACTGATGTCTCGATTAAGCGTAAGATCCGCAATTACGTGCAGTTGAAGTATCCGCTTAAAGATCGCGTGGATGAGGGCAAAGACTTCCGTATTTACGTGAAGGAGAAGGGCGTGCTTAATCTTTTTCATGAAGAGGCTTATCTCCATGCTAATAGTGTTTCGGTAAAGGCAGTGGATAACTCTGCCGAGGGCGAGGATAAGAAGAAGGACGCTAAGGGCAATAAGCGCATTGGCAGTGAGGATCAGGTGGACAAGGCACGGGCTTGGATGTGCGAGCAATTTTACGACGTGCGAACTTTTGGCGCGGTAATGAGTACGGGGGTGAATGCAGGACAAGTGCGAGGGCCGGTACAATTGACCTTTGCACGTAGCCAAGAACCGATCTTTGCGAATGAGGTTTCGATTACGCGTATGGCTGTGGCTACCGAAAAAGAGGCAGAGCAACAAAAGGGTGATAACCGCACCATTGGTAAGAAAGCGTTTATTCCCTATGGTCTCTACCGTGCCGAGGGCTTTATCAGTGCGAACTTGGCGAACCAGACGGGCTTTGACAGTGATGATTTAGAGCTCTTGTGGGAGGCGATCCTTAACATGTACGAGCATGATCGATCGGCGAGCCGTGGCAAGGTTTCGGTGCGGAAGTTGGTGGTCTTTAAGCATGATAACAAGATGGGAAAGGCTCCTGCTCAAACGCTCTTTGATTTGGTGCAAACCAAGCGTGTTACCTCTAGTGATGCACCAGCGCGAGCCTTTAGCGACTATCAAATTACCATCGCGAAAGAGAACGTTCCCGCAGGTGTCGAGCTAATCGAAAGGTTGTAAGATAAATTTATCTGGTGTGTAATCCTTTATTATGCACCAGGTGAGATAAAATTGGAGGAATAATATGAGTTCAAAAGTAACTAGTTTAAACCAAAAGGTTAAAAATGTTAGTGGATCTAGTAAAGATCGAGGTAATTGGCTTCAATCATTTTATGCTGAAGGCGATAGTAATGCGGAAACCTGTATTATCAAAGGTTGTGGAAATTTAGCGACTGCTGGTGGTCATTTATATCATGATTACGATATAACTAGGGTGTATATAGCTCCAATTTGCGATACATGTAACCATCCTAGTAACACTGATTGGATGGAAGTCAAAGCTCATCGATTAATGATGAAAAGATAGAAAGTTTATAGCGCGTATGATGGTTATCATGCGCGTATTGGGTTGAACTGCATAAAAAAGGAGGAATTTTATGCAAGAGTATGACTATATTCAGATAGCAAGTTTACAACACTATCAATATTGTCCGCGTCAATGCGCCCTAATGTATAATGAACAAATTTGGGCGGATAGCTATCACACCAAGGCAGGCGATATTCTGCATGAGAAGACGCACCAAGAGCGTATTCGCTATGAAAAAGGTGTGCGTATCGAGACGGCAACGACGGTGGTGTCGCATCGCTATGGCTTGATGGGGGTGTGTGATACGATTGAATTTCACCCTGATACAATTTTGCCGATTGAGTATAAAGTAGGAAAAAGTAAGAGCATCTATGAGGTAGACAAGGTGCAATTATGTGCGCAGGTACTCTGTTTGGAAGAGATGACCGGTCAATCGATTACACAGGGAGCGATTTACTACAATCAAGAAAAGAGCCGTAGCTATATCGAGATAGACGAAGCATTAAGATCGCTCACCGTAGATGTTTTAACGAATGTTCATAAGTTATTGTTTAATAAAGAGTTGCCTGTTGTAGAGAAGAGCAAGAAGTGTGCACTTTGCTCGCTGGTGGAGCTATGTATTCCTGATTTAACGAATATGGCTGTGGCAGATTATTGGCAAACGATGGCATCGGAGGTGGATTGATGAAAAAGATGTTGAATACGCTCTTTATTGAGTCGCCTAAGAGTAGCTTACGGATGGAAGGCGAAAGTATTGTGTTACGTTTGGCGAACGGGGAGAAGAAAAAGCTTCCTACGCTCAATATCGATTCGTTAGTGATTCGAGGATCGGTCTATGTTAGCTCGCGAGTATTGGCTTATTGTGCCAAGCATGGTATCTTGGTGAGTTATTTTAGCGTGAATGATCGGATGCTTTTTAAGATTGATCGATCTTTGGCTGGTAGTAATGTCTTATTACGGCGCGCACAACACGAAGCAACCAAAGCAGAGAATGCGTTGCCGGTGGCTAAGTCGATCGTCATGGGGAAGATACTCAATCAACATCATGAGTTGCAACGTTACAAACGAGAGTATGCGAAAGAGGATCGCAGGTTGATAGAAGATATCAGTAAATTGAAGCATCAGTTGCGGTATGTGGAACTTGCTAAGGATCTCGATGAGTTGCGCGGTTATGAGGGGGTGACTAGTAGTCTCTACTTTAAGTATTTTAACGATCGGATTCGTAAGCATAAGAGGGAATTTTTTATGAAGGGACGCAATCGTCGCCCACCGATGGATCGGGTGAATGCGTTGCTGTCGTATGGGTATCAGGTGTTGTACCATGATATGATTGGGCTGGTGGAGAGTGTGGGTTTGGATCCTGCGATGGGATTTTTACATCGGGATCGTCCGGGTCGGATGAGTTTGGCGTTGGATATGATGGAGGAATTTCGTTCGTTGGTCATTGATCGTTTGGTGATACGCTTGATTAACTTGGGGCAAATTACACCCGAAGATTTTGATATCTCGGCTAGCGGAAGTGTGCGGATAAAGGATAAAGCGAGGCGGATCTTTCTTGAAGGGTATGTGGATCAAAAGAGAGAGTCATATTTTCATTTTTATACGGGAGAGAAGCTGAAATTACCACATTTATGGCACGTGCAGGGGCAATTATTGGCAAGGTATTTGCGAGGTAATATTGAAGGGTATCCTGCCTTTGTGGTGCGATGATGGGAGGGTAGAATGAAAGTTTTGGTCTGTTACGATGTGGCACGCGATGATAATGGTGCAAGG is a window of Entomospira culicis DNA encoding:
- a CDS encoding DUF6985 domain-containing protein, encoding MLDHLRYNPDFPEQLIAQATCPIFRQALDVYLDPRVSVGYAEASIRHWQYHAHQLIDQLAHDTYRFSEDFCIYAQEDLDSMIVDSDYPRITADLYIDLRELLLRWNIAEDIARGIVKRVEQRVAGHRKYRNVSRIKIFFKEEIIATLPRKEQPYHLIRPPIPSDRDILAYIRPLYITIHPLEVEIPQIYISFSCAWDEEYGLAWIIRGDKILYVGSDRKLQPWASEESFSILEGNYAYGNFLLKHEIPDLRE
- a CDS encoding cupin domain-containing protein — translated: MYVAKDTGTPAQLDNGVIRTIMAYSDDIMVVRFDFIEGQEVARHQHMHTQSTYILSGQFEFEIDGQKHHCSAGDTLVFPSNTPHRCLCLEAGTLIDNFTPKRDDFLP
- a CDS encoding sugar kinase, translating into MKQIVIKSADTCKYDLVSLGEVMLRFDPSEGRIKTARSFKVWEGGGEYNVARGLKRCFGMRTAIVTGIPQNDVGLLLEDLIYQGGVDMSYVKWFKYDGVGRDVRVGLNFTERGFGVRGALGVSDRANSGAAKLKKGDIDWEKLFGQEGVRWFHCGGIYAALSSTTPEVIIEAMQIAKKYGTIISYDLNYRPSLWQAQVEAGRPNAAQEVNREIAKYVDVMIGNEEDFTASLGFTVEGLDHHIKGLDSNNFKKMLDQVKQMYPNFKAMATTLREVHTASDNDWAALLSYEDKFYDSMKLEHLAIFDRVGGGDSFASGLIYGFLTGKSPQEALNYGVAHGALAMTTPGDTSMASLKEVENLVKGGSARVAR
- a CDS encoding CPBP family intramembrane glutamic endopeptidase; translation: MKNLIKRALDKTTPIIDNKKMQSIDYHTTKLGTLRFILAIIFVGLFSFLSIYSWYTGAMEDISLYLHHDGFVLVYLIISIIQFIVFLGIAIALQPKMVYAFTDFRLQWKGVFLLLGASLLLTLLSGFVIPPELAENPAGILFQRMRHLYPALFVFMMILVGYSEELLFRLLPISFSKKHPLLIGVIWQIIFASMHLYQGILAFFFTFILGMIFWFGFRRGMSLHSVAWTHIIYNLTVTFFY
- a CDS encoding bifunctional 4-hydroxy-2-oxoglutarate aldolase/2-dehydro-3-deoxy-phosphogluconate aldolase, giving the protein MSDIMQKLGEAGLLPVIKIDRLEDAVPLVEALMAGGLPVAEVTFRTQVAPQAIATISKARPDVILGAGTILTTEQVDQAIAVGAKFLVSPGFNPTVVEHALKRGIPITPGVCTPSEVEQASSMGLNVLKFFPAEQFGGVAMLKTFYSVYPHIKFIPTGGVTLANLPEYIKQPNIHAVGGTWMVHSDLIKAKDWAKITQLAQEAVNVLHKIKK